The window GCTTCTTGTGCGTGACCTGCGATCTTCGCATAAACATCGCCAAGGCCATTCTTAGTGTCAACACCGAGTTCTGCAAATAGTGAGCCGTATTTAGCAAAAACGTCTTTGTAGAAAACTTCCACAACGGCACCAAAAATGATGGGGTCAGAAACTTTCATCATAGTGGCTTTCATGTGGAGAGAGAAAAGGATGCCTTGCTCTTTAGCATCAGCAATTTCTTTAGCTACGAAAGATTTAAGTGCAGCCATATTCATAACGGATGAGTCGAGGATTTCGCCTTCTTGCAGAGCGAGTCCGTCTTTTAAGACTGTCTCAGAACCATCAGCACCATTGAAAACGATTTTTGCGCTTGTCGCAGCAGGGATAGTAGTAGAAGTTTCGCTACCGTAGAAATCTTTTTCACTCATGCTCGCAACGTGTGATTTTGAATCAGCAGACCAAGCACCCATGCGGTGAGGGTTAGCTTTTGCATAATTCTTTACAGCTTTCGGAGCGCGACGATCAGAATTACCTTCACGTAATACAGGGTTTACTGCAGAACCAAGAACTTTTGCGTAGCGAACTTTAATGGCAGCTTCTGCATCATTCGCAGGCTCTTCTGGGAAGTTAGGGATATCATAGCCTTGTCCTTGAAGTTCAGCAATTGTTGCTTTGAGCTGAGGAATAGATGCGGAGATATTTGGAAGTTTAATGATGTTGGCTTCTGGAGTTTTAGCGAGGTCGCCAAGTTCAGCAAGGGCATCATTCATTTTCTGATCAGCAGTAAGGTTCTCTGGGAAGTTGGCGAGAACACGGCCAGAAAGAGAAATATCGCGAGTTTCAACTTCGACACCAGCTTTACCAGTGTAGGCTTGGATGATAGGGAGGAGTGAATGCGTCGCTAAGGCGGGGGCTTCATCAGTTATCGTGTAGATAATTTTTGACATGTTAATTTCCTGTTGTTTTATTTAAAGTATGTGTTCCAGACCATAGACCAATTCAGCGCGGTCTTTGATGTATTGGGATGCCATGTAAACACCCGGCATATAACTTGTACGTTCGATACTATCGTGACGGATAGTGAGGTATTGACCAGGAGCGCCGAGGATTACTTCTTGTGAAGCAACAAAACCGGGCATGCGTACTGCGTGAAGTTTGATACCTTCAAAATCGCCACCACGTGCACCTTCAACATTGGCTACTTGGTCATTAGTTTTTGGATTGAACGTTTTATTATTTTCGCACATGAGTTCGGCTGTTTTTACAGCTGTCCCCGAAGGGAAGTCCACTTTGTTCTCGTGGTGATACTCAATGATTTCAGCATAGTCGTAGTATTCGGCAGCTTTTTTTGCAAATTGCTGCATGAGTACATTACCGATGATGAAATTAGGTGCAATGAAACAGCCTTTGCCCGTTTCTTTGACCCAAGCTCGAATCTGTTCTAAGTCATTTGGGGTGAAACCAGTGGTTCCAACTACGGCAGCTGCTCCGCCAAAAAGTATGGTGCGTACAGTTTCCATTCTGACTTCGGGGCGAGTGAAATCTACCACTACATCAGCGGGATTGGAGGCGAGAGAATCGGCAAGTGAGTCGCCCATATCGATGCTTCCTGCAAGAGTGAGGTCGTCTTTCGCCTTAACGAATTCAACGACAGTTGCTCCCATTTTTCCCATGGAACCATTAACAGTTACACGCATGGTCTAGTTCCTTAATTAAATTGTATTTCTAAAGTCGCACACAACTCTAAATGTCAATCGCTCTTTGTCAATAACTTATGTATGACACAGAGGTGGAATCAAGGGAGTTTTTTGCATAAATCCGCAGTTGTTGCATGCAAAAGAATTTCTAGTTGGAAATTAGAAGGGCTTAGCTTCGATAGAAACACAAGTGAGCACGAGTGGAAAACGAAATTTCGACTCGTGACGAATTAAGAAAATGAGGGGCTTTTAGGCGTACTGTGAGTATAGAAATTAGAAGATATCGATAGTTTCTTCGCCAGCTTCAGCTGCTTTTTGCTTTACGCTAGGTTTCTTACCACTAGATTTTTTAATAACTGATGAAGGTAAGTAGCGGTAGTATACTGTGAGCTGGAGTGCACAGAGCGTCGTTGAATAGACTTTATTATCAATTTCTTTCATGGCATTACGATCTGTTTCAATGCCTTTGGTAGCCGGACTCAACCAGTAACCATCAGGGTGTTGATTATCAACGAGCTGTTTTTGGAAAGTTTTATTCCACTTAGTCCAATCACTGCCGCCGCGTTGGAAAACGGCCTGGGTAGCGTAATACATCCAATAAAGGTAGAAGCCAGCAGGTTGACTGTGTTTGCCGTGCTCTTCCCATCTTAGGAGATTGATGTCCTCTTTGACAATGAGGTCACCGAGCCTACGGCAAGCGGGGTCGTCTTGAGCTCCCAATAACTGCATACAAAGGACGCCTACAGCGCGCATCGAAGGGTCGCGTTTCCCTTTATTCTCTAAACGATAATAGAAACCTGTAGAAGTTGCGTGCTTTTTCATATGTGCGATAGATTTTTCAATAGCACTGGGGAGTTTTTCCACGTCGCAACCTGCAACTTTTGCAGCCTTTAAGGACTGCCAGTTCCAGCAGGCATTAGAAAAATTGGAATCGCCGCTCTTTTTATAACCATACATATAACCACCATTTTCATGCTGGTTGTCGCAGATGAATTGGATGGTGTTATTCATGGGGGTTTTTAAGTTGTAATTACCTGTCATTGCGTAGGCTTCCGAGAGAGCGTAAGCAACCAGGGCATGCTCATAAACGTTTCTTTCTTTGGCATTGCCTAGTGGGAAACTACTCTTTGAATTACCCCATTTTGCGAGGTTTAAGATACCTTTCGAAACTACACTGCCATAACGCTTGGATTTGCCTGTTTCACCGTGAGCAAGGTAAGTTAAGATCGCCAGGCTCGTCATCGAGTGTGGATGTCCATTACCCCAAGTGCCGTTGGGGTTTTGGTTTTTTGCGAGCCAGTCGAGGGCATTAGCAAGTGATTTCTGTGCAACAGCTGAGCCACCATATTTACGTATAGCATTGGCTTTGGCGTTGGGGGAGCGCGCACTAAACATCTTAGCTGATTGTAGGGGAGAAGTTGAGGGCTTAACATCTGACATGAGTTCTACATCATCCATTATTTCAGCTGCTGGAGGCTCGTCAGTATCATCGATTTCGGTGGCAATATCTTCTGTGACATCCACCGTTTCAGTGATTTCGGGATTAATTGTTTCGCTCTCGGTTTCCATGTCGGGTTCTGGCGGTGGAGGCGGCGGAGGCGGAGGGGGTGGCGGCTCCTCGACGACTTCTTCCACTTGTTGGGTAACTTCGACATTGGCATTGGCAGCCTTGCTTTCTCCTTTAAATAGAGATGCTAATAAAATGAGCAGGATATGACAAAATGTGGAGATGACTGGACCAATCAAAGTTTCCTTTAATTTGGCTTTTCTATATTCCTCTTGGACCTGCATGAGTTCTTCCTGAGAAAGGACGCCAAAGCCATTATCCTCGTCATACTCTTCATGTTCTTCTGTCATATATTTTTATCCTAAAAATTTTCTTATCTTCTTTATATTGTCACAAGTCTGTTAAGTATTACTGAATCCTTCAGTTTTTATTTAAATCTTTATTAGCAGTCAATAACTAAAACTTTCATTGTATTACGGATAAACATTCTCTTTTTTCACGGCTTAACGTGATTTAGTGCACGTTTTTAAAAGTCCTAAAAATTTGTTTGAAGTTGTAATGCCTTGTCATATTTGTTTAGATTTACTGAACTATATACACAGGCAAAATGAAAAAACTGACACTTAGTGTTAAAAAAATCATTATTTTTCCATGTGATATCGTTTTTGTATTCAATTATTTTGTAATTAGGGCTCACTGATTAAGATATAAATAACTTATATACAATGAGATAAGTGTAATTCATGCTATATTATATGTAAACAAAACCCCTCAAAACAGTCATTAGGTTTGCATAAGATGTATAAAAATACGGGCTCAGAGCCCAAAATGGCCAATTTACCTTATTTTCTAGATGGTACACTCAATATCAATAATCGCTGGGTCAAGTTAGCAGCGATAATACCTTGGACAGATGTCGAAGAAATTTATGCACTAAATTTCACCAGTCATACTGGGCCCAAAGCTCTTCCTGCAAGAACTGCATTTGGTTCCCTTATCATTCAAGTAAAGCTAAGTTTAACTGATGAAGAAACGATAGAAATGATTTCTGAAAATCCCTATCTTCAATATTTCTTGGGCTTTGAAAGATATAAACAGGAAGCACCTTTTGATTCGAGCATGATGACTCATTTTCGAAAGCGTTTTGGCGCTCAGGACATTAAAGACATTGACGAACTCCTGCATACAGCGACACGTAAAAAAGAAGAGGATTCTAATGATGATTCAGACAATGATCCTCCATCAAATAAGGTTCTTTAATTGTTGATGCCAGTTGTGTCCTGCTGATATCACTACCCACTGACCTTGGGTACTAAATAAAGCTCGTGAAAAAACTGAGAGTAATCGATATCCTTTGGTGTCATCGCTCAAATACAGAAGATAAAGTTAAGCCTCGAACTTATCGTGAAGATGGCAGGAAAAGCTTTTTAAGTATTGTTCTAAAAAAACGTGTTTTCGAAAAAGAAAAGACGTGAGGTGATTAACAGACAACTCCATTGCGTAAGGAGGAACCTCGCCAGTATAGATGAACTCAAAAAGTATGCCGATCTTACTCTATTGAAGCCTAGTTTATATCGTGAACTTCTGGTGATCGGGACACTTTATCAACAACAGCAATACATGTACGATAACAAAGTAACAAGCGTAGATGATCGCATCGTAAGTATTCATCAACCACATATCCGTCCCATAGTTCGGGGGAAGGCGGGAGCTCATACGGAATTCGGAGCAAAAATATCTATCAGTGTGGTCGATGGCTGGACCTTTACCGATACGATTAGCTTTGACTCTTATAATGAAGGGACCGAACTGATTTCACAAATTGAAAAATACAAAGAACGATTCGGTTATTATCCCGAATCAACACATGCGGACAAAATCTACCGAAACAAAGAAAATCGAGCACATTGTAAAAAGCATGGGATAAGGATAAGTGGTCCCAGTCTTGGAAGGCCTCCCAAAGATGAAAAATTACGTAAAGAACAAAAGGATATACAACGCCAAGATGAAGCTATAAGAAACCAAGTAGAAGGCTGTTTTGGTGTAGCCAAAAGACGCTATAAACTCGATCGCATTTTCACGAAAATTAAAGCGTCGTCTGAAACACTTATTGCTTTAATATTCATGGTGATGAACTTGGACAAGGCATTAGCCTTTTTATCACTTTTTGGCCAATATTATAAGCAGCTATTAGAACATTTTCTTAACTTTATAAGTCTCATTAGCCAGGGTGAGCATCTCAAAAGACGAGTCATTCAGTAAGGCCTAATTAATACGAGTGTGGATCGAATAGTTGACTCCTAAATTTTTTTTCATTCTCTTATTCTGCGTACTTCGCAAGTACACTTTCTTTACAGCGAGTTTGATTTTTTTTAATTTATTAATCTTTGCTAACTAATTTGAGAAAAGGAAAAACCTGCCGTGATTTTCATCTATAAACTAAACATTTGATGATTTGTGGATACCTCATCCTGATTTTTTTATCGTTTTTGAATTTCTGTGCAAACAAAGAAAAAATCATTACCTGAAATGATGAAGTTCTAGAGCTAAAAAAGCCCCGTCATAATCATGACGAGGCTTTTTTATTTTTTGAGTTTTTCTTATTTACGATTCAGTCATTTGTCCGGTAAGTATCGCTAGATACTAAAAAAGTGTAGTGTCCCCTTATAAATTGTTCTACCAAAAAGCAAAAAATAAGGAGCACTACACC is drawn from Lentisphaera araneosa HTCC2155 and contains these coding sequences:
- the dapB gene encoding 4-hydroxy-tetrahydrodipicolinate reductase, coding for MRVTVNGSMGKMGATVVEFVKAKDDLTLAGSIDMGDSLADSLASNPADVVVDFTRPEVRMETVRTILFGGAAAVVGTTGFTPNDLEQIRAWVKETGKGCFIAPNFIIGNVLMQQFAKKAAEYYDYAEIIEYHHENKVDFPSGTAVKTAELMCENNKTFNPKTNDQVANVEGARGGDFEGIKLHAVRMPGFVASQEVILGAPGQYLTIRHDSIERTSYMPGVYMASQYIKDRAELVYGLEHIL